The proteins below are encoded in one region of Candidatus Cloacimonadota bacterium:
- a CDS encoding GtrA family protein, with the protein MTQSKIQIFLKNHLMRFIKFGIVGGSGTVVNLGIQYLLTLAGMHYIFAGVISTEISIINNFLLNNFWTWKDNPAKNKRSFVARLLKYNSSMIITGVTQILLMIFFTEVFHINALISKLIATVIITLINYMIHFFWTFKKGDDEQA; encoded by the coding sequence ATGACTCAGTCAAAAATCCAGATATTCTTAAAAAATCATCTCATGCGATTCATCAAATTCGGCATCGTGGGCGGAAGCGGTACCGTGGTGAATCTTGGTATTCAGTACCTGTTAACACTTGCTGGAATGCACTATATCTTTGCTGGTGTGATCTCAACCGAGATATCGATCATCAATAATTTTCTTCTCAACAATTTCTGGACCTGGAAAGATAATCCTGCTAAAAACAAACGAAGCTTTGTCGCACGCTTACTCAAGTACAATTCATCAATGATCATCACAGGAGTTACACAGATTCTCCTTATGATATTCTTTACTGAAGTATTTCATATCAATGCCCTGATATCAAAATTAATAGCAACTGTTATCATCACGCTCATAAATTATATGATACATTTTTTCTGGACCTTCAAGAAAGGTGACGATGAGCAGGCATAA